In Exiguobacterium acetylicum, the genomic stretch CGTTCAAGCACATCAACAGACTTTTTCAAATCAACACCAATCAAGAATCCATCTCCCGTTTCAAGAATTCGTGAGGAATGACGTAAGAAGCGCATCGCTTCCTCCGGTTCAAAGTTACCGATCGTCGATCCCGGGAAAAAGATGACTCGTTTTTGAGACTCCTCGACCGGTAAAGAAATCGATTGTGAGTAATCCCCACAGACCGCTTTAATATGCAGCGCAGGATACCGTTCCGACAATTGGCGTGCAGATTCCATCAGGAAGTCTTTTGAAATATCAATTGGCATATACGTGTCGAGATGTGTAAATGTCTCCAGTAACATCTGGATTTTTCGACTGCTGCCACTTCCATATTCAATCAGTGTATGCACATCGCCGATACTTCGTGCGATCTCCGCACGATGCTGCTCCAAGATGGCGAGTTCTGTCCGTGTCGGATAATATTCCGGTTGTTGCGTAATCTGTTCGAACAATTGGGATCCGATATGATCATAAAAATATTTTGCCGGTAAGACCTTTTGTTCTCGCATCAGGCCTTCGATGACTTCTAAACGCATGTTTTGTTGCGGCGTATATAAATCGTAGCCAATGACTGTCTCTCGCATCACATGTCACCTGCCAATCGGAAGCCGCCAAATAACCAACGTTTATCAGGCGGGAAGAAGTTGCGGTATGTCTCGCGAATGTGATCGTCAGGCGTCACGCACGCTCCTCCACGCAGTACCATTTGATTACACATGAACTTCGCATTGTATTCCCCGAGTGCTCCTTCGAGCGGTTTACTGCCTGGATATGAACTATAAGCGCTCGACGTCCACTCCCATACGTTTCCGAACATGCTCGCAAGCGTCGTCTCTGACTCTTCAACGGCTACCGGATGGAAGGCTCCGCTTCCCATCATATTACGCTTCGTGACAGAATCGACTTGGCGAGATGCCCATTCCCATTCCGCTTCTGTCGGCAAGCGTTTCCCTATAAAGCGACTATAAGCGTCCGCCTCATAAAAACTGACATGACAGACCGGTTCATCGAGACGAAGTGGTTCGACACCGTTCATCGTAAAGATCGTCCACTCTCCCGCGTCATCCTTCATCCAATATAACGGGGCTTTCCAGCCTTCTTTTTGCACCGTCGCAAAGCCGTCAGATAACCAATACTCTGATTTTTCATAGCCCCCTGCTTCAATGAACGCCAAATACTCACCGTTCGTGACAGGACGCGTCGCGAGTTCAAATGGATGCAGCCACGTTTTATGACGTGGACTTTCGTTGTCGAACGCAAATCCGTCTCCTGTATGACCAATCTCGACGAGTCCTTCCTCGAATTGGATAAACGATGTTTCCTTGACTGCATTTTCAGGCACATCTGATGCCAACGACTTTGATTGATAAGCAGGTAACAGTGGATTCGTGAAAAAGTTATACTTCACGTCCATCAAGATCAATTCCTGGTGTTGTTGTTCGTGTTGTAGTCCCATCTCGACTAACGCTTCGATTTTCCGTTGGTCTTCTGGAGTCCGTTCTTCCTTCAAGAACTCGACCATTTGTCCATCAACATATGCCCGGTAAGCAATGATGTCCTCGACGGTCGGACGTGACAACATCCCTCGTTGTTGACGAGGCTGGTAAGGACCGATCGAGTTGTAGTATGAATTGAACAGATAATTGTACTTCGGATGGAAAACGCGATAGTCTTCACTATATTCCTGTAGTATCATCCGTTCAAAAAACCAGGTCGTATGAGCGATGTGCCATTTCGGCGGACTCACGTCTGAATTCGCTTGAATGATGAAGTCTTCTGCTTCGAGCGGTTCAATCAAGGCAATTGATTGGTTACGAACAGTGGCAAATTTTTCGATTAAGTACGATGTCGTTTCAAATAGCATGTCAATCACTCCCTATCCAAAATATTCCGAATCTTTTGGTCCATTTGATGTATACCCCTCCTATGGAAGAGTTATGCTAAAGAAACAAAAAAAGTCCGCCCCGTTAAGAGCGAACTGATCATTTTAATATACTTTATCGCCGTTGAAGATCGAGTTCTTGACGACGACGTAGTCGACCGTCCGAATCGCCTGCAATTTGTTCCCGCCAGCATACGAAATTGCCGATTGTAAATCTTGCTCCATCTCGATCAACGTATCCACAAGACTCCCTTTATGCTCGACGAACATCTTCTTTCCTTCAACGTTCTTGCGTTCCCCTTTTTGGAACTCAGAAGCAGAACCGAAATATTCCTTGACGAGCACTCCGTCCACCTCATGTGTCTCACCAGGCGATTCTTCATGCCCTGCGAAGAGTGAACCGATCATGACCATCGACGCACCGAACCGGACTGACTTCGCGATATCGCCATGCGTCCGAATCCCACCATCCGCAATAATCGGTTTACTTGCTGCTTTTGCACACCAACGAAGTGCCGCGAGTTGCCAACCACCTGTACCGAATCCTGTCTTAATCTTCGTGATACACACTTTACCTGGTCCGATCCCGACTTTTGTTGCATCGGCTCCCGCATTCTCAAGTTCACGCACCGCTTCCGGTGTCCCGACGTTACCAGCGATGACGAAACTTGCTGGTAGAAGCGACTTGATGTGGCGAATCATCTGAATGACGGCTTCCGAATGACCGTGTG encodes the following:
- the egtD gene encoding L-histidine N(alpha)-methyltransferase; translation: MRETVIGYDLYTPQQNMRLEVIEGLMREQKVLPAKYFYDHIGSQLFEQITQQPEYYPTRTELAILEQHRAEIARSIGDVHTLIEYGSGSSRKIQMLLETFTHLDTYMPIDISKDFLMESARQLSERYPALHIKAVCGDYSQSISLPVEESQKRVIFFPGSTIGNFEPEEAMRFLRHSSRILETGDGFLIGVDLKKSVDVLERAYNDAAGVTAAFNLNMLTHLNQMLEGTFDVTRFEHHAFYNKEKGRIEMHLRSQLDQLVQVGDVTVPFKQGETIHTENSYKYSKEEFETLARQSGFHSVNCWIDDNERFSVHYLEKM
- the egtB gene encoding ergothioneine biosynthesis protein EgtB; protein product: MLFETTSYLIEKFATVRNQSIALIEPLEAEDFIIQANSDVSPPKWHIAHTTWFFERMILQEYSEDYRVFHPKYNYLFNSYYNSIGPYQPRQQRGMLSRPTVEDIIAYRAYVDGQMVEFLKEERTPEDQRKIEALVEMGLQHEQQHQELILMDVKYNFFTNPLLPAYQSKSLASDVPENAVKETSFIQFEEGLVEIGHTGDGFAFDNESPRHKTWLHPFELATRPVTNGEYLAFIEAGGYEKSEYWLSDGFATVQKEGWKAPLYWMKDDAGEWTIFTMNGVEPLRLDEPVCHVSFYEADAYSRFIGKRLPTEAEWEWASRQVDSVTKRNMMGSGAFHPVAVEESETTLASMFGNVWEWTSSAYSSYPGSKPLEGALGEYNAKFMCNQMVLRGGACVTPDDHIRETYRNFFPPDKRWLFGGFRLAGDM
- the guaC gene encoding GMP reductase gives rise to the protein MDVVFDYEDIQLIPAKSIVGSRSECDTSVEFGGRRFKLPVVPANMQTIIDESIALFLAEGDYFYIMHRFEPARRLAFVRMMQERQLFASISVGVKEEEYQLIEQLAAEGLTPEYITIDIAHGHSEAVIQMIRHIKSLLPASFVIAGNVGTPEAVRELENAGADATKVGIGPGKVCITKIKTGFGTGGWQLAALRWCAKAASKPIIADGGIRTHGDIAKSVRFGASMVMIGSLFAGHEESPGETHEVDGVLVKEYFGSASEFQKGERKNVEGKKMFVEHKGSLVDTLIEMEQDLQSAISYAGGNKLQAIRTVDYVVVKNSIFNGDKVY